One window from the genome of Acuticoccus sp. I52.16.1 encodes:
- the cobW gene encoding cobalamin biosynthesis protein CobW: MRTAKIPATVITGFLGAGKTTLIRHLLENAGGRRIALIINEFGDLGVDGEVLKGCGIETCTEDDVIELTNGCICCTVADDFVPTMTALLDRAEQPDHIVIETSGLALPQPLVQAFNWPGITERVTVDGVVTVVDAAATAAGLFAHDPAAVDAQRQADPSLDHDSPLEELFEDQLRAADLVVLNKVETLDRAALDGVKATVTAASTARHVVSPEGRLPAHVLLGLGAATETLIATRKSHHELEHADGEEHDHDDFTSFVVEAAAVDDPDAFVTAVTDLVARHDILRLKGFVDVPGKPMRLVVQGVGRRISTGYDRLWQPGERATRLVVIAQSGVDEGAIRAQIAAATGATLPA; encoded by the coding sequence TTGCGTACCGCGAAGATCCCCGCGACCGTCATCACCGGCTTCCTCGGCGCCGGAAAGACCACGCTCATCCGCCACCTCCTGGAGAACGCCGGCGGCCGCCGCATCGCCCTCATCATCAACGAATTCGGCGACCTGGGCGTCGACGGTGAGGTGCTCAAGGGCTGCGGCATCGAGACCTGCACCGAAGACGACGTCATCGAGCTGACCAACGGCTGCATCTGCTGCACCGTCGCCGACGACTTCGTCCCCACCATGACGGCCCTCCTGGACCGCGCCGAGCAGCCCGACCACATCGTCATCGAGACGTCCGGTCTCGCCCTGCCGCAGCCCCTCGTGCAGGCGTTCAACTGGCCCGGCATCACCGAGCGCGTCACGGTCGACGGGGTCGTCACCGTGGTCGACGCCGCCGCCACGGCGGCCGGCCTCTTCGCCCACGATCCCGCCGCCGTCGACGCGCAGCGCCAGGCCGACCCCTCGCTCGACCACGACTCCCCCCTCGAGGAACTGTTCGAGGATCAGCTCCGCGCCGCCGACCTCGTCGTCCTCAACAAGGTCGAGACGCTGGACCGCGCCGCGCTCGACGGCGTGAAGGCCACCGTCACCGCCGCGAGCACCGCACGCCACGTGGTTTCCCCCGAAGGCCGCCTCCCGGCGCATGTCCTCCTCGGCCTCGGCGCCGCAACCGAGACGCTGATCGCCACCCGCAAGTCGCACCACGAGCTGGAGCACGCGGACGGCGAGGAGCACGATCACGACGACTTCACCTCCTTCGTGGTCGAGGCCGCCGCAGTCGACGATCCGGACGCCTTCGTCACCGCCGTGACCGACCTCGTCGCCCGCCACGATATCCTGCGCCTGAAGGGCTTCGTCGATGTCCCCGGCAAGCCGATGCGGCTCGTCGTCCAGGGCGTCGGCCGGCGCATCTCGACCGGGTACGATCGCCTGTGGCAGCCCGGCGAGCGGGCGACGCGCCTCGTCGTCATCGCCCAGAGCGGGGTCGACGAAGGCGCCATCCGCGCGCAGATCGCCGCCGCCACCGGGGCGACGCTCCCGGCCTGA
- a CDS encoding crotonase/enoyl-CoA hydratase family protein, translating into MTPPVLFERNDDGIATITLNRPDTRNAISDLDLIDALIERLEEADKDIATRVVILTGAGPAFSSGGNLKTMDQPGGLADDLPAQTRRNYRAGIQRIPLVMEALEVPVVAAVNGPAIGAGCDLALMCDLRICSENARFAESFVKVGIVPGDGGAWLLPRVVGFSKACEMALTGDPISAQEALACGLVSRVVPGDALTGAAQSLARRIAVNPPHVVRMTKRLLREAGQVSLATLLELSAAKQALAHATSDHKEAISAMREKREPNFTGS; encoded by the coding sequence GTGACCCCACCGGTCCTTTTCGAACGCAACGATGATGGGATCGCCACGATCACGCTGAACCGTCCCGACACGCGCAACGCCATCTCCGACCTCGATCTCATCGACGCGCTGATCGAACGGCTCGAAGAGGCGGACAAGGACATCGCCACCCGCGTCGTCATCCTGACGGGTGCCGGCCCGGCCTTCTCGTCGGGCGGTAACCTCAAGACGATGGATCAGCCCGGCGGCCTCGCCGACGATCTCCCCGCCCAGACGCGGCGCAACTACCGCGCCGGCATCCAGCGGATTCCGCTGGTGATGGAGGCGCTCGAGGTGCCGGTCGTCGCCGCCGTCAACGGCCCGGCCATCGGTGCCGGCTGCGACCTCGCCTTGATGTGCGACCTGCGCATCTGCTCAGAGAACGCCCGCTTCGCCGAGAGCTTCGTCAAGGTCGGCATCGTGCCGGGGGACGGCGGGGCCTGGCTGCTACCGCGCGTCGTCGGCTTCTCCAAGGCGTGCGAGATGGCGCTCACCGGCGACCCGATCAGCGCGCAGGAGGCACTCGCCTGCGGCCTCGTCTCGCGCGTCGTGCCGGGGGACGCCCTCACCGGGGCGGCGCAGTCGCTGGCCCGGCGCATCGCCGTCAACCCGCCGCACGTCGTGCGCATGACCAAGCGTCTCCTGCGCGAGGCCGGCCAGGTCAGCCTGGCGACCCTGTTGGAGCTCTCGGCCGCCAAGCAGGCCCTCGCCCACGCCACCTCCGACCACAAGGAGGCGATCTCCGCCATGCGCGAGAAGCGCGAGCCCAACTTCACCGGGAGCTGA